A genomic region of Enterococcus sp. 12C11_DIV0727 contains the following coding sequences:
- a CDS encoding DMT family transporter: MFSKIVKNQRSKGILLAVTGAILWGINGTFVDLVFSTLKAPVEWVVGTRLLGAGIIILLYSILIKKEKIFSIFKSSKDMSILFLFALIGMSGCQYLFFLSIEKNGAGLATILQFTSPIFIYLYLVLKKEKKMFLQELFYIMLTFLGVFLVVTRGNLTKLDVNILGLLIGIGSAIGVTFYTLQPRRILKKYGSSVVVGWGMLIGGGVFQFVHPIWQPGFNIDKKVILYMGFIIVIGTAVSFCCYLGSLNYIEASLSNITAALEPLVANILTPLLLNQILPPIQIIGIGIVLLSVLLFANFSEKNRKNESLKLNK; this comes from the coding sequence TTGTTTTCAAAGATAGTTAAAAATCAAAGATCAAAAGGAATTTTATTAGCAGTAACTGGTGCAATTCTTTGGGGAATAAACGGCACTTTTGTTGATTTAGTATTTTCCACATTAAAAGCCCCTGTAGAATGGGTTGTAGGGACTAGATTGTTAGGAGCAGGAATAATAATTCTACTATATTCAATACTTATAAAAAAAGAGAAAATATTTTCAATATTTAAATCTAGCAAAGATATGAGCATATTATTTTTATTTGCACTGATAGGCATGAGTGGCTGTCAATATCTATTTTTTTTATCAATAGAAAAAAACGGTGCTGGTTTAGCAACTATTCTTCAATTTACTAGTCCAATCTTTATTTATCTTTATTTAGTTTTGAAAAAAGAGAAAAAAATGTTTTTACAAGAATTATTTTATATCATGCTTACCTTTTTAGGTGTCTTTTTAGTTGTTACACGAGGTAATCTAACAAAATTAGATGTCAACATTTTGGGTTTATTAATAGGAATAGGTTCAGCTATTGGAGTTACTTTTTATACATTACAGCCCCGCAGAATCTTAAAAAAATATGGTTCATCTGTTGTAGTTGGTTGGGGAATGTTAATTGGAGGAGGAGTATTTCAGTTTGTCCACCCAATTTGGCAACCGGGTTTTAATATCGATAAAAAGGTCATTTTATATATGGGATTTATAATCGTTATTGGTACCGCCGTTTCGTTTTGTTGTTACTTAGGCAGTTTGAATTATATTGAAGCATCATTATCAAATATAACAGCTGCTTTAGAGCCTCTAGTCGCCAATATTTTAACACCATTGCTTTTAAATCAAATTCTTCCACCAATACAAATAATCGGAATTGGTATTGTATTATTGTCCGTACTATTATTTGCAAATTTTAGTGAAAAGAATAGAAAAAATGAAAGTTTGAAACTGAATAAGTAA
- a CDS encoding glycoside hydrolase family 13 protein has translation MPNSATQTKQISIVEKNSWWKNAVGYQIYPRSFKDSNHDGIGDLNGIREKLSYLKELGIDFIWINPIYASPNIDNGYDISDYQAIHEDFGTMEDFQALLKEAHRLDLKIIMDLVVNHTSDQHPWFLESKKSLDNSYRDYYHWTDAAKDCPPNNWQSFFGGSTWTYDETTKQSYFHVFAKEQPDLNWTNPKVRHDIYQMIRWWLDLGIDGFRIDAISHIQKEPWDFNITDNQWAPFMNVSGIEVYLQELKAIFDEYKVMTVGEASGVPHHEAADWTGDNGYFNMIFELEHCERIGEPGYQKGSISHLKNSLNQWQTSLADHGWNALYLENHDTPRSVSVYGDDSPDAAKALATVLLLLKGTPFIYQGQELGMTNYPFTSIEEIDGADTIHFYQTLLAQGTKSEDALAIAVNWSRDHSRTPFQWEDTIHGGFSTATPWLQVNENYRMINATQKELESSSIFHHYQELIRLRKETTALIHGKFELLLPEHPTVFSYTRTTETEQWLILVQLAREQTTVSLPDTLDCSTWEEVLAPTKTQPLTKRMLLSDYEAHVYKKILN, from the coding sequence ATGCCTAATTCAGCTACTCAAACAAAACAAATCAGTATAGTAGAAAAAAACAGCTGGTGGAAAAATGCCGTTGGCTATCAAATTTATCCACGTAGTTTTAAAGACAGCAATCACGATGGGATCGGCGATCTTAACGGGATTCGAGAAAAGCTTTCCTATTTAAAAGAGTTGGGTATTGATTTCATTTGGATCAACCCGATTTACGCTTCACCAAATATTGATAACGGCTATGATATTTCTGATTACCAAGCAATCCACGAAGATTTCGGTACAATGGAGGACTTTCAAGCATTACTGAAGGAAGCTCACCGTTTGGATTTAAAGATCATCATGGATTTGGTGGTCAACCATACGAGTGATCAGCATCCTTGGTTTTTAGAGTCAAAGAAATCACTAGATAACTCTTATCGGGATTATTACCACTGGACAGATGCTGCCAAGGACTGCCCACCCAATAATTGGCAATCCTTTTTTGGCGGCTCCACCTGGACATACGATGAAACAACGAAACAATCGTATTTTCACGTTTTCGCTAAAGAACAACCCGATCTAAATTGGACAAATCCAAAAGTTCGCCACGATATTTATCAGATGATTCGCTGGTGGCTTGATCTTGGCATTGACGGTTTTCGTATTGATGCGATCAGCCATATCCAAAAAGAACCTTGGGACTTTAACATTACAGATAATCAATGGGCACCATTTATGAATGTCTCGGGCATTGAAGTTTATTTACAGGAATTAAAAGCGATTTTCGATGAATACAAGGTTATGACGGTCGGGGAAGCAAGCGGAGTGCCTCACCATGAGGCGGCTGACTGGACGGGTGATAACGGGTATTTCAACATGATTTTTGAATTGGAACACTGCGAGCGAATTGGCGAACCCGGGTATCAAAAAGGGTCTATTTCACATTTAAAAAATTCCCTAAACCAATGGCAAACAAGTCTTGCTGATCATGGTTGGAATGCTCTATACTTGGAAAATCATGATACACCTCGCAGTGTCTCAGTTTACGGTGATGATTCTCCTGATGCCGCTAAAGCGCTGGCTACGGTTTTACTTTTGTTAAAAGGAACACCGTTCATCTATCAAGGCCAGGAATTGGGTATGACAAATTATCCCTTCACTTCGATCGAGGAAATCGATGGAGCAGATACGATTCATTTTTATCAAACATTATTGGCTCAAGGGACTAAAAGCGAGGACGCTTTGGCGATTGCAGTGAATTGGTCTAGAGATCATAGCCGCACGCCATTTCAATGGGAGGATACGATACATGGCGGCTTTTCAACCGCCACTCCTTGGCTGCAAGTTAACGAAAATTACCGTATGATTAACGCAACGCAAAAAGAGCTTGAAAGCAGCAGTATTTTCCACCATTATCAAGAGCTGATTCGTTTAAGAAAAGAAACCACCGCGCTCATTCACGGTAAATTCGAATTACTATTGCCTGAACACCCAACTGTTTTTAGTTATACACGTACAACTGAGACCGAACAATGGCTCATTTTAGTTCAGCTGGCTCGCGAACAGACAACTGTTTCATTACCAGATACTTTGGATTGTTCTACTTGGGAAGAAGTATTAGCACCAACTAAAACGCAGCCCTTAACAAAACGAATGCTTCTTTCTGATTATGAAGCCCATGTTTACAAAAAAATACTTAACTAA
- a CDS encoding MerR family transcriptional regulator produces the protein MRYKINEFFKMTAIPKSTLRYYDRERLLIPSLRDQENGYHYYDETDFKRANQLTLLRNSDFSISEIKEVLYGLEEEADLAYYLIEKKAFILEEIHEKERLMKKIDQMITLSETGTCEQEYVVKTRTKPTQRVITRTCTCPFDEMGPEVNCLYEAAKGAVSGELFTCQQELLNEKIQYEIGIPVSRMIESKEVKNEISPEMTGIQTLHYGYYQEIVKAYKVLIDYAEQNRLQTNFSFISTFIKGSGKKFKGNQAKYITEIFLPINYSGGSNNEI, from the coding sequence ATGCGATACAAAATCAATGAGTTTTTCAAAATGACCGCTATTCCTAAGTCCACACTGCGTTATTATGATCGAGAAAGATTGTTGATTCCGTCATTAAGAGATCAAGAGAACGGTTATCATTACTATGATGAAACAGATTTTAAACGAGCAAACCAGCTGACGTTATTAAGAAATAGCGACTTTTCGATCTCAGAAATCAAAGAAGTCTTGTATGGGCTTGAAGAAGAAGCGGATTTAGCCTATTATTTAATTGAAAAAAAGGCATTTATTTTAGAAGAAATTCATGAAAAAGAGCGATTGATGAAAAAAATCGATCAAATGATTACACTAAGTGAAACAGGTACTTGTGAACAAGAGTACGTCGTTAAAACACGAACCAAACCAACGCAACGTGTGATCACTAGGACTTGTACTTGCCCGTTTGATGAAATGGGACCGGAAGTGAATTGCTTATATGAAGCAGCCAAAGGAGCTGTTAGCGGTGAGTTGTTTACTTGTCAACAAGAATTATTGAATGAAAAGATACAGTATGAAATTGGCATTCCCGTTAGTCGCATGATTGAAAGTAAAGAGGTTAAAAATGAAATTTCCCCTGAAATGACGGGGATTCAAACACTTCATTATGGTTATTACCAGGAGATTGTAAAGGCGTATAAAGTGTTGATCGATTATGCAGAACAGAATCGGCTGCAAACAAATTTTTCGTTTATCAGCACCTTTATTAAGGGAAGTGGCAAGAAGTTCAAAGGGAATCAGGCAAAATATATCACGGAAATCTTTTTACCTATAAACTATTCTGGAGGAAGTAACAATGAAATTTGA
- a CDS encoding helix-turn-helix domain-containing protein, with protein sequence MKEILSSRSKRQLELMELLADNEWVTFSAASEILSVPVKTLKSDIIELEVLLAPTTIESSKKYGIRLAANFDFCKTSIYQKFIKNSVEFQLIEKIFLHNFSTIIDLADNLYTSVSTIKRIVLRVNQLLQIEGFTINLKKMQLVGDPHSICNFMQHYFYEKYGVAESLLTPPQLVILDQVGLQIINQAIPDKSSYNLDFSLLNRLRFYTYTVINLLKHNSENHLHDIPENEFTILSDAYACDEFYSQFHLPLNQVNLNAFYYLFFSDQYMPSLDAVRELIKTDRNAYLKYKKIEALLLEIEKRMGSKCANFDTIFIRLYNLECQIHGRTYILHNKNKEFLSSIKNLYGHFPMELLHSLQAIFYSSPYKEYMVYESISILFTNWPNLLDRLEYSTPTLNACLLFNSGLDYMNMLSERINYYLRGRFSCTPLHVTSLEELEKAAAEYDCIITNIPEIYINNIPIVVIPLIPDAKSFDKLMLVYEDHFDKN encoded by the coding sequence ATGAAAGAAATCCTCTCCTCACGATCCAAACGCCAATTAGAGCTAATGGAACTGTTAGCTGATAATGAATGGGTCACTTTTTCAGCAGCATCAGAAATCTTAAGCGTACCTGTCAAAACATTAAAATCAGATATTATCGAATTAGAAGTATTACTCGCACCTACTACGATCGAGTCTTCTAAAAAATACGGGATCCGTCTTGCTGCAAATTTTGATTTTTGTAAAACAAGTATTTATCAGAAGTTCATTAAAAATAGTGTGGAATTTCAGCTTATCGAAAAAATTTTCTTACATAATTTCTCTACAATCATTGATCTAGCAGACAATCTATATACCAGTGTCTCTACAATCAAGCGAATCGTTCTTCGTGTCAACCAGCTCCTTCAGATAGAAGGTTTTACAATCAACTTAAAAAAAATGCAGCTGGTTGGCGATCCACATAGTATTTGTAATTTTATGCAGCACTATTTTTATGAAAAATACGGCGTAGCCGAAAGTCTTTTAACACCGCCACAACTGGTTATTTTAGATCAAGTCGGTCTTCAGATCATTAATCAGGCAATTCCTGATAAATCGTCGTATAATTTAGATTTTTCTTTATTGAATCGCTTGCGCTTTTATACCTATACTGTAATCAATCTTTTAAAGCATAATAGCGAAAACCATCTGCATGATATTCCAGAAAATGAATTCACTATCCTTAGTGATGCCTATGCATGCGATGAGTTTTATAGCCAATTCCATTTACCCTTAAACCAAGTGAACTTAAACGCCTTCTACTATTTATTTTTTAGTGACCAATACATGCCTTCTCTTGATGCAGTACGTGAACTGATAAAAACGGATCGTAATGCCTACTTGAAATACAAAAAAATTGAGGCTCTTCTATTGGAGATTGAAAAAAGAATGGGCTCTAAATGTGCTAATTTTGATACTATCTTTATACGTCTTTATAATTTAGAATGTCAGATCCATGGAAGAACCTACATTTTGCACAACAAAAACAAGGAATTTCTTTCAAGTATAAAAAACTTATATGGACATTTCCCGATGGAATTGCTCCACTCTTTACAAGCGATTTTTTATTCCAGTCCTTATAAAGAATATATGGTCTATGAATCTATTTCAATTCTGTTTACAAATTGGCCAAACTTGTTGGATCGTTTAGAATACTCAACACCAACGCTGAACGCCTGTCTTTTATTTAATTCTGGTTTAGATTATATGAACATGCTTTCTGAGCGAATTAATTATTACCTACGAGGACGTTTTTCTTGTACACCTTTGCATGTGACCTCTTTAGAGGAATTAGAAAAAGCTGCTGCTGAATATGATTGCATCATTACCAATATTCCTGAAATCTATATCAATAATATACCGATTGTTGTGATTCCACTGATCCCCGATGCCAAAAGTTTTGATAAGCTGATGTTGGTTTATGAAGATCATTTTGATAAAAATTAA
- a CDS encoding MerR family transcriptional regulator, which translates to MKITAFAQQFNLSTDAIRFYERSGLLQPKRQTNGYREFTETDQQDLKIILALKELNFSIKEINYLLELKRQPISTQCNDESTDFLTDKINYIKQKISFYEVSYKLLLKLKATIQDNNYVENQAELFALIDQLSNHGIKELSL; encoded by the coding sequence ATGAAAATAACTGCATTTGCCCAACAATTTAATCTATCAACTGATGCGATCCGCTTTTATGAGCGCTCCGGTTTGCTACAACCCAAGCGACAAACAAATGGGTATCGTGAATTTACGGAAACTGACCAACAAGATTTAAAAATTATCTTAGCGTTAAAAGAGCTGAATTTTTCCATAAAAGAAATCAACTACTTGTTAGAGTTAAAAAGGCAGCCGATTTCTACTCAATGCAACGATGAGTCTACTGACTTTTTAACAGATAAAATCAACTATATCAAACAAAAGATCTCTTTTTACGAAGTGTCTTACAAGTTATTATTAAAACTAAAAGCTACGATCCAAGATAATAACTACGTAGAAAATCAAGCGGAGTTATTCGCTTTGATCGATCAACTATCTAACCATGGAATAAAGGAGCTCTCATTATGA
- a CDS encoding lytic polysaccharide monooxygenase — protein sequence MKKKLLGLVLMSTIILGGAGLLNADVANAHGYVEKPAARGYQGSLDKNTLGWSAAMEKYGMVITNPQSLEFDKGFPQAGPADGRIASADGGKGQITDSVMDSTGANRWTKQDINTGVNTFTWHYTAPHSTTKWHYYMTKVGWNPDKPLSRADFDFLGEVKHDGSPASNNKSHQITVPENRSGYHVILAVWDVADTTNAFYNVIDVNVRGGGEITPPVEEAPAKPTNVKATDITTSSLKLTWGTVSNAKEYNVYRDDKKVATVGGTQFNDANLTENTTYSYQVEAVGTNGKVSEKSAAAKATTQSSAVEDNQKPTAPTNVHSMGTTENTVDLMWTKSTHFLGVKNYEVYRDGKKVATTEKTSFKDTGLKADTTYNYTVKAISIGGNVSETSAVFSVKTKEAPSGQSTWEADKIYNYGDKVIFNDLEYEARWWTRGERPDQSDVWKLLSNKAVNWETSKAYSGGDTVIFQGETYKAKWWTQGNEPTTSNVWELI from the coding sequence ATGAAGAAAAAATTACTAGGGTTAGTATTAATGTCAACAATTATTTTAGGTGGGGCAGGTCTGTTGAATGCTGATGTTGCAAATGCTCACGGATATGTAGAAAAACCAGCAGCTCGTGGATACCAAGGTTCATTAGATAAAAATACTTTAGGCTGGTCAGCAGCTATGGAGAAATACGGAATGGTTATTACAAATCCGCAGTCTCTAGAATTTGATAAAGGGTTCCCGCAAGCAGGACCAGCAGATGGCCGTATTGCATCAGCAGATGGTGGTAAAGGTCAAATCACTGACTCTGTAATGGATAGCACAGGGGCAAACCGTTGGACGAAACAAGATATCAATACTGGCGTGAATACATTTACATGGCATTATACAGCGCCTCATAGTACGACTAAATGGCACTACTATATGACAAAAGTTGGTTGGAATCCAGATAAACCATTATCGAGAGCTGATTTTGATTTTCTTGGTGAAGTGAAACATGATGGTTCACCGGCTTCAAATAATAAATCACATCAAATTACAGTTCCGGAAAACCGTTCTGGTTACCACGTGATTTTAGCTGTTTGGGATGTTGCAGATACAACAAATGCCTTTTATAATGTGATCGATGTCAATGTAAGGGGTGGCGGAGAAATCACTCCTCCAGTTGAGGAAGCACCAGCTAAACCAACAAATGTAAAAGCAACAGATATCACAACTTCTTCACTTAAATTAACATGGGGTACAGTTTCAAATGCCAAAGAATACAATGTATATCGCGATGACAAAAAAGTTGCAACCGTTGGAGGGACTCAATTCAACGATGCTAATTTAACTGAAAACACAACGTATTCTTATCAAGTAGAAGCAGTTGGAACAAACGGTAAAGTCTCTGAAAAGAGCGCAGCAGCAAAAGCAACAACACAATCATCCGCTGTAGAAGATAATCAAAAACCAACAGCACCAACAAACGTTCACTCAATGGGAACAACTGAAAACACAGTAGATTTAATGTGGACAAAATCAACTCACTTCTTAGGTGTTAAAAACTATGAAGTATACCGTGATGGTAAAAAAGTTGCGACAACTGAAAAGACAAGCTTCAAAGATACAGGCTTAAAAGCTGATACAACATACAACTATACAGTAAAAGCAATCAGCATTGGCGGAAACGTTTCAGAAACGAGTGCGGTGTTTTCTGTGAAGACCAAAGAAGCGCCAAGTGGTCAATCAACATGGGAAGCGGACAAGATTTATAACTATGGTGATAAAGTAATCTTCAACGATTTAGAGTATGAAGCAAGATGGTGGACAAGGGGTGAACGTCCAGATCAATCAGACGTTTGGAAACTTCTTTCAAATAAAGCAGTCAACTGGGAAACAAGCAAAGCTTATAGCGGCGGCGATACAGTAATTTTCCAAGGAGAAACATACAAAGCAAAATGGTGGACACAAGGAAACGAGCCGACAACTTCAAACGTTTGGGAATTGATTTAA
- a CDS encoding GyrI-like domain-containing protein, which translates to MKFEWRKQEKELYLPKAKPTEIIVPEQKFYTLSGAGDPNGEQFSQEVSALYAMSYGIRMLSKKGLAGKEPFEYTVYPMEGIWTLSDETVAEERGFNKTDLVYKIMIRQPDFVTEALALANLEEVSKKKPNPNNQNITFERIEDGKSLQMLHLGSYDDEAKTFEIMGQYCEEHQLHRTTFAHREIYLSDPRKVVPEKMKTVLRYFVE; encoded by the coding sequence ATGAAATTTGAGTGGAGAAAGCAAGAGAAAGAACTGTATTTACCTAAAGCAAAACCGACGGAAATCATAGTGCCAGAACAAAAATTTTACACGTTATCTGGAGCAGGCGATCCTAATGGAGAACAGTTTTCGCAAGAAGTCTCGGCCTTGTATGCCATGTCTTACGGTATTAGAATGTTATCGAAAAAAGGTTTGGCTGGTAAAGAACCGTTTGAATATACGGTTTATCCTATGGAAGGGATTTGGACATTATCTGATGAAACAGTAGCGGAGGAGAGAGGCTTCAACAAAACTGATTTAGTCTACAAGATCATGATTCGGCAACCAGACTTTGTAACCGAAGCACTAGCGTTAGCCAATTTAGAAGAAGTGTCTAAAAAGAAACCGAACCCAAATAATCAAAACATAACATTTGAACGGATCGAAGATGGTAAATCTCTTCAAATGCTGCATCTAGGTTCATATGATGACGAAGCGAAGACCTTTGAAATAATGGGACAATATTGTGAGGAACATCAGTTGCATAGAACGACATTTGCCCATAGAGAAATCTATCTGTCTGACCCTAGAAAAGTGGTGCCAGAAAAAATGAAGACAGTTTTGCGGTATTTTGTTGAGTAA
- a CDS encoding DUF4260 domain-containing protein, whose protein sequence is MTNKIILQLENGALFILALALYIHFGFSILYFFLFLLLPDVTMVGYLKNPAVGAKIYNLGHNLVFPVLLSFMYLFTHTALLLAISIIWFAHIFMDRTMGYGLKYSDAFKHTHIQNL, encoded by the coding sequence ATGACAAATAAAATAATTTTACAACTAGAAAATGGGGCTCTCTTTATTTTAGCACTAGCACTGTATATCCATTTTGGTTTTTCAATTCTTTACTTCTTTCTTTTTCTTCTATTACCAGATGTTACTATGGTAGGCTACTTAAAAAATCCAGCTGTTGGTGCTAAAATTTATAATTTAGGTCATAATCTAGTTTTCCCAGTCTTACTTAGTTTTATGTATCTCTTTACCCACACGGCTCTTTTATTAGCCATTTCTATCATTTGGTTCGCACATATTTTTATGGATCGAACAATGGGATATGGACTTAAATATTCAGATGCATTTAAACATACACATATTCAAAATCTGTAA
- a CDS encoding DUF4865 family protein yields the protein MNAMQYKIILPNDYDISLIRQRVEENGSKTDGFKGLLFKAYLISEKAAGAVSNSYAPLYVWNDSEGMNQFIFGGFYDAIIRDFGWQNCQIGVPLTVDLATNFTDSTYLLEQTVTIDEQLSLEKLPDKLLKLKDKLPKNSLGNLIVYNPDKWQAAIFGFYAEKPDKTSAALYEILHISSN from the coding sequence ATGAATGCTATGCAATACAAAATAATTTTACCGAATGATTACGACATATCACTGATTCGACAACGTGTTGAAGAGAATGGTTCAAAAACAGATGGCTTTAAGGGTCTACTATTTAAAGCGTATCTTATTTCAGAAAAAGCAGCCGGTGCAGTTTCCAATTCATATGCCCCTTTATATGTATGGAACGACTCTGAAGGAATGAATCAATTTATTTTTGGCGGTTTTTACGATGCTATCATCCGCGACTTTGGTTGGCAAAATTGTCAAATCGGTGTTCCTTTAACTGTAGATCTAGCAACTAATTTTACTGATTCTACTTATTTATTGGAACAAACCGTGACAATTGACGAACAACTTTCTTTGGAAAAGCTGCCAGACAAGTTGTTAAAGCTCAAAGACAAGTTACCTAAAAATAGCTTGGGAAATCTCATTGTCTATAATCCAGATAAATGGCAAGCAGCAATTTTTGGGTTTTATGCTGAGAAACCTGACAAAACCAGTGCTGCTCTTTATGAAATCCTGCACATTTCTTCTAATTAA
- a CDS encoding LysR family transcriptional regulator — protein MGGKMELNDLAIFQCVAAAGSMSEAARIMGYAQSNVTERIKLLEQELTVRLFERTNRGVILLPEGEKLVEYATVILNQIDEIEKHYKKVPIKIGCTQTIASNYFDLAAAIDHQPTIELFIDTTVCLETMYRKKVLDVLVTNKTTTLTNTILFTETVGWLSASGVQDVYLISRDKECPYRKMMLSLINPLTCKIVEVDTIYLMIDLIKKGAGRSLLPERFVQEKQNQSLLFNKIEQQVPIYIAGNEINRRYVRSFLEQSSGLI, from the coding sequence ATGGGTGGTAAGATGGAATTGAATGATTTAGCAATCTTTCAATGTGTAGCTGCTGCAGGTTCAATGTCGGAAGCTGCCAGAATCATGGGATACGCTCAGTCCAATGTGACTGAACGAATCAAACTGCTGGAACAAGAATTGACCGTTAGGCTCTTTGAGCGCACGAATCGAGGCGTTATACTACTTCCAGAAGGGGAAAAATTAGTAGAGTATGCAACGGTCATTTTGAATCAGATTGACGAAATCGAAAAGCATTACAAAAAAGTACCGATAAAAATTGGCTGTACCCAAACGATCGCTTCTAATTATTTTGATTTAGCGGCGGCCATTGATCATCAGCCGACAATCGAGCTATTTATTGATACAACAGTCTGTTTAGAGACGATGTATAGAAAAAAAGTGCTGGATGTATTGGTTACCAACAAAACGACGACTCTTACCAACACGATTTTATTCACTGAAACGGTTGGCTGGCTATCTGCCTCAGGTGTCCAAGATGTATACCTGATTAGCCGAGATAAGGAATGTCCATATAGAAAGATGATGCTGTCTTTAATCAATCCGCTGACATGTAAAATTGTCGAAGTCGACACTATTTACTTGATGATCGACCTAATAAAAAAAGGAGCTGGCCGGTCGCTTTTACCTGAACGATTTGTTCAGGAGAAACAGAATCAGTCGTTGCTTTTCAATAAAATAGAACAACAAGTTCCTATATATATCGCTGGAAATGAAATAAACAGACGTTATGTTCGTTCATTTTTAGAGCAAAGCAGCGGCTTGATATAG
- a CDS encoding DNA-3-methyladenine glycosylase I, with translation MDKIRCDWANGNELEVNYHDEEWGTAEHGDQKLFEMLILESMQAGLSWSTILKKRDTLTSAYDQFDYVKIAAYTQEKIDSLLEDPGIIRNKLKINATINNAKVFMQIQEEYGSFDQFIWAYVENEPIINRWKEIKQVPASTELSDIISKDLKKKGFKFLGTTTVYAFMQATGMVDDHVQHCFKCKK, from the coding sequence ATGGATAAAATTCGGTGTGATTGGGCTAATGGAAATGAACTGGAGGTGAACTACCACGATGAAGAGTGGGGAACGGCAGAACATGGCGATCAAAAACTATTTGAAATGTTGATTTTAGAAAGTATGCAAGCTGGCTTAAGCTGGTCTACGATCCTTAAAAAGCGAGATACACTGACTAGTGCATATGATCAATTTGATTATGTAAAAATTGCTGCATATACTCAAGAAAAAATCGATTCTTTACTAGAAGATCCAGGAATTATTCGGAATAAACTAAAAATCAATGCAACGATTAATAATGCAAAAGTATTTATGCAGATCCAAGAGGAATACGGAAGTTTTGATCAATTTATTTGGGCTTACGTAGAGAACGAACCTATTATAAATCGTTGGAAAGAGATCAAACAGGTTCCTGCGTCAACAGAACTCTCTGATATAATTAGCAAAGACTTAAAGAAAAAAGGGTTCAAATTTTTAGGAACGACAACTGTCTATGCTTTTATGCAAGCTACTGGTATGGTAGATGATCATGTTCAGCATTGTTTTAAGTGCAAAAAGTAA
- a CDS encoding MurR/RpiR family transcriptional regulator, with protein MSDIYKDINSNYERLSEAEREVVEFILKVKDIESLKLKDIKDVLYVSNATVIRACKKLNYATFSEMKEAFIQARDSKQNNCSAESEFVRVLEGIKKDTITTLELADEKNIDQICNCLIKARRIFCVGMGSSFQAASEFNHKLTLLDLWGNVYSDKTSIEYIPQISKEQDVIVVFSSSGQVDEINETIIKAKSNGTQIIALTSMSANKLKSISTYSLLTGSSSSQKKTRSGLMLHIMSTLVYEKILTKVSSF; from the coding sequence ATGAGTGATATTTACAAGGATATCAATTCAAACTACGAGCGATTATCAGAAGCCGAACGGGAAGTCGTTGAGTTTATTTTAAAAGTTAAAGATATTGAGAGTTTAAAATTAAAAGATATTAAAGATGTTCTATATGTGTCAAATGCGACAGTCATCAGAGCGTGTAAAAAGTTGAATTACGCCACCTTTAGTGAAATGAAAGAAGCGTTTATTCAGGCAAGAGATTCAAAGCAAAACAACTGTTCAGCAGAATCAGAATTTGTGCGTGTTTTAGAGGGGATAAAAAAAGATACGATAACAACTCTAGAATTAGCTGATGAAAAAAATATCGATCAAATCTGTAATTGCCTAATCAAGGCAAGAAGAATTTTTTGTGTTGGAATGGGGTCCAGTTTTCAAGCAGCATCTGAGTTTAACCACAAACTAACGTTGCTTGATCTTTGGGGGAATGTTTATTCAGATAAAACTTCGATTGAATATATTCCTCAAATCAGTAAAGAGCAAGATGTGATCGTTGTTTTTTCTTCAAGTGGTCAAGTAGATGAAATCAATGAGACTATTATCAAAGCAAAAAGCAATGGCACCCAAATCATTGCGCTTACCAGCATGTCTGCAAATAAACTAAAATCGATCAGTACATATTCTCTACTGACTGGTAGTTCCAGTAGTCAGAAAAAAACTCGTTCTGGATTGATGCTGCATATAATGAGTACTCTTGTTTATGAAAAAATCTTAACCAAAGTATCTAGCTTTTAA